The DNA region ACGGAACCCACGGCGAGCGGATGCAGCCCGTAAACTAAACATGCGGTAAACGCGGGAAGCCCCCCTGTCGCATCTTTCCCGGCGGCAACCGTCCCTGTTTTCATAAACCGGACGAGTGCCCAGATGAGATATACATTGATCACGTGAAAGGCAACGTTGGTCAGGTGTGGACCCCATGCGGTTCCGGACCAGAGCATATTGTCGAGCCAGAACGAGAACATGGGAACCGGTCGCAGCCAAAGGGATTGCCATTCCGGCGGAATTATCGATTTGAAAAGATATGCAAGCGTCTGGGCAAACGTATGAGGATAGACAAACACCCAGTCGTCCGCGACCGGAAGATTCCCGAACTCCGCGCTGTGAAGGAGTCCTGTGGCAATCATCGCTCCTGCCAGCGCGATTCTGTCTCGCTGTCGGGGGTTCAGTTTCATGATACTGATGATGTTGCTGCTGACGTTTTGAGGTGGTCGGTTCTCTTTTCACACATAGGTGAGCCATTTCTCGAATTCGGGAACTGATCCCCGGATGATCTCACGGTAGAGTGTACGAAGCCTGATGGTGATCTTTCCCGCTTTTCCGCCGCCGATAATATTGTCATCAACCTGTATAATCGGAGTGATTTCTTTTCCCGAGCTGCAGAGAATGACCTCATCCGCTTTTTTCAGCCTGTCGGCATCGAATTTTTCCTGAATGATGGGAATATCGAGGTTTTCAGAGATTCTGAGTATAGTATCACGGGTAATACCAAGAAGAATGGTGTCTTCAGGAGCAGTGACAAGGGAGCCGTCCTCCACGATGAATATATTCGAGGTGGTCCCTTCCGCAACGAAACCCTCGCGGTCGAGCAGGAGGGCATCATCGTAGCCGGCCTGCCTGGCCTCCGATTTTGCGATCATGGGATTGACATAATTACCCGAGACTTTTGCTTTAACCGGCATGCAGGAAGCATCTATTTTCCGTAAACGGCCGATAGTCACTTTCAGAGAGTCCGGAGGATCGTGGGCCTCGCCCAGACCGATTGCCACGGTCACGGAGGAATCACCGGGATACACATCCATGACCGGATCGGCATAAAACGCCAGCGGTCTGATCGTGCAGGTTTTCTCTCCGCTGTGACGCACCGTATCGATCACCGCCTGCTGCAGTTCGCCGAGGCTGTAACCGAGCGGAATACCGATGATCCGGGCTGAATTTTCAAAGCGGTTCATATGTTCGACGAGCCTGAATATCGCTCCTCTGCCATTCACCGCCTCATTGCAGTCGATGCTTTCGAAGAGTACGGAGCCGCGCTGGAGACCATGACAGAAAGGATGCACACAGGCTCTGTCCCATTCGACAAACCTGCCATTCATCCAGACATCGGGATTCTTTGTCTCATTCATGTCCTGTATATCCTGAAATAAGTTTACACCGTGTTAGCAGTTAAAGGTGCTGTATTTTTATAATACATGACAAAATAGCATATTCTTTATTCGACCGCAAGTATCCACTCGCCCGGAAAGTGTTTTTTCGAGACCGGTTGCTTTATGACAGTACTTGTACCATATTACAAACAATAATTAACCGAATGAGAGCCCATTTCTGTAATAATGGTGTTCGTGATGATTACCCTTGTCTGGTAACGGGTGTACGAAGTGCTGACCTATGCCGAGATTCATTATCGACCGCGATTTGTTCCGAGCCTGATTTTCAGAAAATGGCCGGAGATACTGTGCGATGCACCGGCCCGTATCGACCGTGGCCGCCCTGTTCCGGTATTCATCATTATCAGGGATGCCCACAAATACCCTGTCCGTATCGAAATGGTGACCGTCCATCTGGTTTATGAGAGCGGTATGGAACGTGTCGCCCAATTCCCCTATGGCGGTATCACGGTCAATGAACAGATATGGTGGGACTCTATTAACATCATGCCCGAATACCAGGGGAATGTCAGTATTTCCGTAACTGTTCATGCCGTACGGGGTAAAAGCCATTCCTATGTGAATGTCGATAATTACAGCGGCACCACACACAGCCCGCTGACCGTGTATGTATCGCCGTATCCGCTGCCGGGCGATACCGGCTGGTTTCATGGCGATATTCACTGTCACACCTTTTAT from bacterium includes:
- the ilvE gene encoding branched-chain-amino-acid transaminase — protein: MNETKNPDVWMNGRFVEWDRACVHPFCHGLQRGSVLFESIDCNEAVNGRGAIFRLVEHMNRFENSARIIGIPLGYSLGELQQAVIDTVRHSGEKTCTIRPLAFYADPVMDVYPGDSSVTVAIGLGEAHDPPDSLKVTIGRLRKIDASCMPVKAKVSGNYVNPMIAKSEARQAGYDDALLLDREGFVAEGTTSNIFIVEDGSLVTAPEDTILLGITRDTILRISENLDIPIIQEKFDADRLKKADEVILCSSGKEITPIIQVDDNIIGGGKAGKITIRLRTLYREIIRGSVPEFEKWLTYV